The following coding sequences lie in one Hippopotamus amphibius kiboko isolate mHipAmp2 chromosome 7, mHipAmp2.hap2, whole genome shotgun sequence genomic window:
- the IL1A gene encoding interleukin-1 alpha, translated as MAKVPDLFEALKNCYSENEESSEIDHLSLHQKSFYDASYEPLHEDPMDKFLSLNTSETSKTSRLTFKENVVMVAANGKILKKRRLSLNQFITDYDLEAIANDTEEEIIKPRSVHYSFQSNVKYNFMRVINHQCILNDALNQSIIRDPSGRYLMAAALNNLDDAVKFDVGAYTSEEDSQLPVTLRISKTRLFVSAQNEDEPVLLKELPETPKTIKDETNLLFFWENHGSMDYFKSVSHPMLYIATKQDKLVHLARGLPSTTDFQILENQP; from the exons TGAAAATGAAGAAAGCTCCGAAATTGATCATCTCTCTCTGCATCAG AAGTCCTTCTATGATGCAAGCTATGAGCCACTTCATGAGGATCCCATGGATAAATTTCTGTCTCTGAATACCTCTGAAACCTCCAAGACATCCAGGCTTACCTTCAAGGAGAATGTGGTGATGGTGGCAGCCAATGGAAAGATTCTGAAGAAGAGGAGGTTGAGCTTAAATCAGTTCATCACCGATTATGATCTGGAAGCTATTGCCAATGATACAGAAGAAG AAATCATCAAGCCCAGATCAGTGCATTACAGCTTCCAGAGCAACGTGAAATACAACTTTATGAGGGTCATCAACCACCAGTGCATCCTGAATGACGCCCTCAATCAAAGTATAATTCGAGATCCGTCGGGTCGATACCTCATGGCAGCTGCATTAAATAATCTGGATGATGCAG TGAAATTTGACGTGGGTGCTTACACATCAGAAGAGGATTCTCAACTTCCTGTGACACTAAGAATCTCCAAAACTCGACTGTTTGTGAGTGCTCAAAATGAAGACGAACCTGTATTGCTAAAG GAGTTGCCTGAGACACCCAAAACCATCAAAGATGAGACCAatctcctcttcttctgggagaATCATGGCAGTATGGACTACTTCAAATCGGTTTCCCATCCAATGTTGTATATTGCCACTAAGCAAGACAAACTGGTGCACCTGGCAAGGGGGCTGCCCTCTACAACTGACTTTCAGATATTGGAAAACCAGCCTTGA